A single genomic interval of Oxyura jamaicensis isolate SHBP4307 breed ruddy duck chromosome 26, BPBGC_Ojam_1.0, whole genome shotgun sequence harbors:
- the LOC118178414 gene encoding uncharacterized protein LOC118178414: MDAAGGEREDTHLLRPQLKTRPGARVAHVAHVSGLLGPPTTATHPHRQLPHPQLGKALQRKGRGTATAAPSKPGCPHGRDRRKPWTPRPCSAACKNTGSKFGRQLSFQIPPRTEKLTSKRNQPWPFGSKFPVYDQTCQTAAFAHKRVCFRGERSPFWKSKHKTSMPAGRRLAWQLGAKAGQGPVLFPGCFPSCSSPCQHHHHRTEPPTSPPHKELDPGGLRFAPVPIVGSPQRLPGHGGRGRTGLCEGRAGPYVMGAPPVRSSPHSTAVPCPRAAPRGAPSPLRGCCFGSSSLCSSLASPWQHPEPNTTRAFLSGCQQSLLLSVSSPQRQADLLFIGIPTPSPAAPPSPRPPPQPGARLGLAQLQPGWSPGCFYPSQQAEALHFLPPRSCFLGYFLDTVPGSQLAAVKGLLAALPHPVGAAILEQG, from the coding sequence ATGGATGCAGCAGGAGGTGAGCGTGAGGACACCCATCTCCTGCGGCCCCAGCTGAAAACGAGGCCTGGAGCTCGCGTTGCTCACGTTGCTCATGTTTCTGGGCTCTTGGGCCCTCCCACCACAGCCACCCATCCCCATCGGCAGCTCCCTCACCCCCAGCTTGgcaaagctctgcagagaaaagggagagggacGGCGACAGCGGCTCCGTCCAAACCAGGCTGCCCGCACGGGAGGGACAGGAGGAAGCCTTGGACACCGCGGCCATGCTCAGCAGCTTGCAAAAACACAGGCTCCAAATTTGGAAGGCAGCTCAGTTTCCAAATACCACCACGAACTGAAAAACTCACCTCAAAACGAAACCAGCCCTGGCCCTTTGGTTCAAAGTTTCCTGTATACGACCAAACCTGCCAGACGGCTGCATTTGCACACAAAAGGGTTTGTTTTCGGGGAGAAAGGTCTCCTTTTTGGAAGAGTAAACACAAGACCTCCATGCCCGCAGGCAGGAGGCTTGCCTGGCAGCTCGGGGCGAAGGCAGGGCAAGGTCCCGTCTTGTTTCCTGGCTGCTTTCCCTCCTGCTCgtccccctgccagcaccaccaccaccgcaCCGAGCCGCCAACCAGCCCACCCCACAAAGAGCTGGACCCCGGCGGGCTCCGTTTCGCACCCGTCCCCATAGTGGGGTCACCCCAGAGGCTCCCAGGGCATGGAGGACGGGGCAGGACGGGGCTGTGCGAGGGCAGAGCTGGTCCTTACGTGATGGGAGCACCTCCTGTGCGCAGCTCGCCCCACAGCACGGCGGTGCCGTGTCCCCgtgcagcacccaggggtgctccCTCCCCGCTGCGCGGCTGCTGCTTTGGCAGCAgttccctctgcagctccttggcTTCTCCCTGGCAGCACCCAGAGCCAAACACAACACGAGCCTTCCTCTCCggctgccagcagagcctgctgctctCCGTTTCCAGCCCCCAAAGGCAGGCAGATCTGCTTTTCATAGGGATCCCCACCCCGagtcctgctgcacccccatCCCCAAgaccccctccccagccaggcGCACGTTtggggctggcacagctccagcctggCTGGTCCCCAGGCTGCTTTTACCCAtcccagcaggcagaggcacTTCACTTTCTCCCTCCCAGAAGCTGTTTCTTGGGATATTTCTTGGACACGGTGCCGGGCTCGCAGCTGGCAGCTGTGAAGGGTTTGCTGGCAGCTTTGCCCCACCCGGTGGGTGCTGCAATTCTGGAGCAGGGGTGA